From one Gossypium hirsutum isolate 1008001.06 chromosome D08, Gossypium_hirsutum_v2.1, whole genome shotgun sequence genomic stretch:
- the LOC107910600 gene encoding S-adenosylmethionine synthase 2: protein METFLFTSESVNEGHPDKLCDQISDAVLDACLAQDPDSKVACETCTKTNMVMVFGEITTKANVDYEKIVRDTCRSIGFVSDDVGLDADNCKVLVNIEQQSPDIAQGVHGHFTKRPEEIGAGDQGHMFGYATDETPELMPLSHVLATKLGARLTEVRKNGTCPWLRPDGKTQVTVEYYNDKGAMVPVRVHTVLISTQHDETVTNDEIAADLKEHVIKPVIPEKYLDEKTIFHLNPSGRFVIGGPQGDAGLTGRKIIIDTYGGWGAHGGGAFSGKDPTKVDRSGAYIVRQAAKSIVANGLARRCIVQVSYAIGVPEPLSVFVDSYGTGKIPDKEILQIVKENFDFRPGMITINLDLKRGGNGRFLKTAAYGHFGRDDPDFTWEGVKPLKWEKPQS, encoded by the coding sequence ATGGAGACCTTTCTATTCACATCTGAATCAGTGAACGAGGGTCACCCGGACAAGCTCTGCGACCAGATCTCTGATGCTGTGCTGGACGCTTGCCTTGCCCAGGACCCCGACAGCAAGGTTGCCTGTGAAACATGCACCAAGACCAACATGGTCATGGTCTTTGGAGAGATTACCACCAAAGCCAATGTAGACTATGAGAAGATTGTCCGTGACACATGCCGCTCTATCGGATTTGTTTCTGATGATGTGGGTCTTGATGCTGACAACTGCAAGGTCCTGGTCAATATTGAGCAACAGAGCCCTGATATTGCCCAGGGTGTCCATGGCCACTTCACCAAGCGCCCAGAAGAAATTGGAGCTGGTGACCAGGGCCATATGTTTGGGTATGCCACTGATGAGACCCCAGAACTCATGCCCCTTAGCCATGTCCTTGCAACTAAGCTTGGGGCTCGTCTTACTGAGGTTAGGAAGAATGGCACCTGCCCCTGGCTAAGGCCTGATGGTAAAACCCAGGTTACTGTTGAGTACTACAATGACAAGGGTGCCATGGTTCCCGTTCGTGTTCACACTGTCCTCATTTCCACCCAACATGACGAAACTGTTACAAATGATGAAATTGCTGCTGACCTCAAAGAGCATGTCATCAAGCCTGTCATCCCTGAAAAGTACCTAGATGAGAAAACAATCTTCCACCTTAACCCATCTGGCCGCTTTGTCATTGGTGGTCCTCAGGGTGATGCAGGTCTCACTGGTCGTAAGATCATTATTGACACCTATGGTGGCTGGGGAGCCCATGGTGGCGGTGCTTTCTCTGGAAAGGACCCTACCAAGGTGGACAGGAGTGGTGCTTACATTGTTAGGCAGGCTGCCAAGAGCATTGTGGCTAATGGGCTTGCCCGAAGGTGCATCGTGCAGGTCTCTTATGCTATTGGTGTGCCTGAGCCCTTGTCTGTCTTTGTAGACAGCTATGGAACTGGAAAGATTCCTGACAAAGAAATCCTCCAAATTGTGAAGGAGAACTTCGACTTCAGGCCCGGTATGATCACCATCAACCTGGATCTCAAGAGGGGTGGCAATGGCCGGTTTTTGAAGACAGCTGCCTACGGACACTTTGGAAGGGACGACCCGGACTTCACCTGGGAAGGTGTGAAGCCCCTCAAGTGGGAGAAGCCTCAGTCTTAA